One part of the Tolypothrix sp. NIES-4075 genome encodes these proteins:
- a CDS encoding response regulator transcription factor has protein sequence MAPAKVLVVDDDPAVRNLIQRFLIKQSYQVEAAEDGKTAIALFEQFNPDLVILDVNLPDVIGFNLCQEMQSRNGVFVLMLTSRADEADKIRGFAKGADDYLTKPFGLGELEVRVAAILRRQRVVTTAEQKRLVFEKLMIDPVRREVTLNTQPVLLTALEFDLLHFLASHPGRVWRRAELIQEVWDYEYVGDQRVVDVHIGQIRKKIEADASQPALIQTVRGVGYKFECPTQPQSDSKS, from the coding sequence ATGGCTCCTGCCAAAGTTCTTGTAGTTGATGACGACCCTGCGGTTCGTAATTTAATTCAACGCTTTCTGATTAAGCAGAGCTATCAGGTAGAGGCTGCCGAAGACGGTAAGACTGCCATAGCTTTATTTGAGCAATTTAACCCAGATTTGGTGATTCTAGATGTGAATTTACCAGATGTAATTGGGTTTAACCTCTGCCAAGAAATGCAAAGCCGTAACGGTGTTTTTGTTCTCATGCTGACTAGCCGTGCAGACGAAGCTGACAAGATTCGCGGCTTTGCTAAAGGTGCTGACGACTATCTCACCAAACCATTTGGTCTGGGAGAACTAGAAGTCAGAGTAGCAGCAATTTTGCGGCGTCAGCGGGTTGTTACCACAGCAGAACAGAAACGCCTGGTATTTGAAAAACTAATGATTGATCCAGTACGTCGAGAGGTAACACTTAATACCCAACCAGTACTTTTAACTGCTCTAGAATTTGACTTGTTGCATTTCTTAGCCAGCCATCCCGGTCGAGTTTGGCGACGAGCCGAACTCATCCAAGAGGTATGGGACTATGAATATGTCGGCGACCAGCGCGTTGTGGATGTGCATATCGGTCAAATTCGCAAGAAAATTGAAGCCGATGCTAGTCAGCCAGCACTAATCCAGACTGTACGTGGCGTAGGATATAAATTTGAATGTCCTACTCAGCCGCAGTCTGATAGCAAGTCCTGA
- a CDS encoding phosphotransferase enzyme family protein: protein MDWNQLAQTALTQYNISNARLFFLSHSENVTFRIETSSSCGVEPTKFLLRIHHPIAQQSDSIWQQHNVIDSELLWLSALHRDTNLIVPKPVQNKNGTFVTSVKIDKKPLLNCTLMQWVDGCQISTQPTLNQAWQIGELMARLHQHTSVWELPLSFVRPKYDSEELQTSLMKLHLVTISDADFAVLETAVKQIVLVMTALGKTRSCWGVIHADLNENNYIFHEDEVRAIDFSRCGFGYYLYDIASTMLHLLCENRKAFLNGYQSVRLLPDDYENILEAFFIAAMIQNFGFHASNPNEHDYLLENIPNVTETLCSRYLQGEPFLFYYY from the coding sequence AATGCGAGATTATTTTTTCTCAGTCATAGCGAAAACGTAACTTTTCGCATAGAAACATCTAGCTCATGTGGTGTCGAACCAACAAAATTCCTTCTTCGTATCCATCACCCAATTGCTCAACAAAGCGACTCAATTTGGCAGCAACACAACGTAATTGACTCAGAACTCTTATGGCTATCAGCATTACATCGCGATACCAATTTGATAGTACCGAAGCCAGTGCAAAACAAAAACGGGACTTTCGTCACCTCTGTTAAAATTGATAAAAAACCACTGCTCAATTGCACCTTAATGCAGTGGGTTGACGGTTGTCAAATCAGTACCCAACCTACACTGAACCAAGCATGGCAAATTGGGGAATTAATGGCACGATTGCATCAACACACCAGCGTTTGGGAGTTACCTTTAAGCTTCGTGCGACCAAAATACGACTCGGAGGAACTACAAACCTCACTGATGAAGCTGCATCTAGTGACAATATCAGACGCTGATTTTGCGGTGCTAGAGACAGCAGTCAAGCAAATTGTTCTAGTGATGACAGCGTTAGGAAAAACGCGCTCTTGTTGGGGTGTGATACACGCAGACCTGAACGAAAACAATTATATCTTTCATGAAGATGAGGTGCGAGCGATCGACTTTTCACGTTGTGGCTTCGGTTATTATCTTTATGATATTGCCTCTACAATGCTACATCTGCTTTGTGAAAACCGTAAAGCGTTCCTCAATGGTTATCAAAGCGTGCGCTTATTGCCTGATGACTATGAAAATATATTAGAGGCATTTTTTATCGCCGCAATGATACAAAATTTTGGATTTCACGCTTCAAATCCCAACGAACACGATTATTTATTGGAAAATATACCCAACGTAACTGAGACACTTTGCAGCAGATATCTTCAAGGCGAACCATTCTTATTTTACTACTACTAA
- a CDS encoding CPP1-like family protein yields MSDQNPYEKLGVSEDASFDEIQDARNRLLEQYSGDTKRLEMINVAYDAILMDRLRMRQEGKIKVPERIRFPERLVQAPAKESPTKSELSSAWLQRIIDKPTPRDVLLPGAWYLGLSAISVFYQAGGDQVLQLALVLGVSIGIYFLNRKEGKFGRAVLLTLLGLIVGLITGGLVAGLLVPQMTFISMTANQFSTVLTFILLWLISSFLR; encoded by the coding sequence ATGAGCGATCAAAATCCCTACGAAAAACTTGGGGTATCAGAAGATGCTAGCTTCGATGAAATTCAAGACGCTCGCAATCGCCTGTTGGAGCAATACAGTGGCGATACAAAACGTCTAGAAATGATTAACGTGGCTTACGATGCGATTTTAATGGATCGCTTACGGATGCGCCAAGAAGGTAAAATCAAAGTACCGGAACGCATTCGGTTTCCTGAACGCCTCGTGCAAGCACCTGCGAAAGAAAGTCCCACCAAGAGCGAACTTTCAAGCGCTTGGCTGCAACGAATCATTGATAAACCAACGCCTCGAGATGTGTTGTTACCTGGAGCTTGGTATCTTGGTTTGAGTGCTATTAGTGTGTTTTACCAAGCCGGGGGCGATCAGGTTTTACAGTTGGCATTGGTGCTAGGCGTTAGTATTGGTATTTATTTTCTCAATCGGAAAGAAGGCAAGTTTGGTCGAGCAGTTTTGTTGACTCTGCTCGGCTTAATAGTAGGTTTAATTACTGGGGGACTAGTTGCCGGGTTGCTTGTGCCGCAAATGACATTTATCAGTATGACGGCAAATCAGTTTTCTACTGTGCTGACGTTTATATTGTTGTGGTTGATTAGCAGCTTTCTGCGTTAA
- a CDS encoding MDR family MFS transporter gives MKFPPKFQFASWFAPIHPKVWILAVGRLLLEMGTGFTLFYAPIFFVNKVGLSTTAVGLALGSASISGVAGRILGGIGVDSPSWGRRRTLLFSAAISAIGSLVLSASHNFATLVIGNLIAGFGLGLYWPANEAVVADLTPTENRREAYAITRLADNLGLGMGIVLGGVLVTTSGSYRSLFIIDAISFIVFFAVVYLAIAETRQPDIRRSQKTQHIASWMAALSDRPFLVYIVLNIIFTTYLSQLHSTIPIYFKNFVSVGSEQGFSETTISGLFALHLAIAILSQIPVARVLKRFSHTVAFTFSCLLWAIGFSFIWACGIATTDNLVWAALALAIFAVAITAFTPSASSLVTDLAPESQRGVYLSINSLCWAIGYFIGPPLGGWALDQPRIVTHSFWLGFSFSVVITLVILQYLNRILPTHTKVGNQE, from the coding sequence TTGAAATTTCCGCCCAAGTTCCAGTTCGCATCGTGGTTTGCGCCGATTCATCCCAAAGTTTGGATTTTGGCAGTTGGTAGGCTTTTGTTAGAAATGGGCACAGGCTTTACCCTGTTTTATGCCCCGATTTTTTTCGTCAACAAAGTCGGTTTATCTACAACCGCTGTCGGTTTAGCCTTGGGTAGCGCATCGATTTCTGGTGTCGCAGGCAGGATTTTGGGTGGTATTGGTGTTGATTCTCCGTCGTGGGGACGCAGACGCACATTATTGTTTTCAGCAGCAATTTCGGCAATTGGTTCTTTAGTATTATCTGCAAGCCACAATTTTGCTACTCTGGTGATTGGTAACTTGATCGCGGGGTTCGGTTTGGGTTTATACTGGCCCGCAAATGAAGCTGTTGTTGCCGATTTGACACCAACTGAAAATCGCCGTGAAGCTTATGCGATTACGCGGTTGGCAGATAATCTCGGTTTGGGGATGGGAATTGTCTTGGGTGGCGTTTTGGTGACGACTAGTGGCAGTTATCGATCGCTATTTATTATTGATGCGATTTCTTTTATTGTCTTTTTTGCAGTTGTTTATCTGGCGATCGCGGAAACCCGTCAACCAGATATAAGGCGATCGCAGAAGACGCAACATATCGCGTCTTGGATGGCAGCATTAAGCGATCGCCCTTTTTTGGTCTATATTGTCCTGAATATCATCTTCACCACCTACCTTTCCCAACTGCACAGCACCATCCCCATCTACTTTAAAAACTTTGTCTCGGTTGGGTCGGAACAAGGATTTTCGGAAACTACTATTAGTGGTCTTTTCGCATTGCATTTAGCGATCGCTATTCTCTCACAGATACCCGTTGCCCGTGTCTTAAAACGCTTTTCTCACACAGTAGCGTTTACCTTTTCTTGCTTGCTATGGGCAATTGGTTTCAGCTTCATCTGGGCTTGTGGCATTGCTACAACCGATAATCTAGTTTGGGCAGCTTTAGCATTGGCTATATTTGCCGTTGCTATAACCGCATTCACTCCCTCAGCCTCTTCATTAGTCACCGACTTAGCCCCCGAATCTCAACGTGGGGTTTATTTATCCATCAATTCTCTGTGTTGGGCAATTGGCTATTTTATCGGTCCTCCCTTGGGGGGTTGGGCATTAGATCAACCGCGAATCGTTACCCATAGCTTTTGGTTAGGATTTTCCTTTAGTGTTGTCATCACTCTGGTAATTTTGCAATATCTCAATCGAATTTTGCCTACTCACACAAAAGTAGGAAATCAAGAGTAG
- the hppD gene encoding 4-hydroxyphenylpyruvate dioxygenase produces the protein MKIDHVHFYVKDALVWQDWFVSHLGFQAVTDYIIPLTLTSNNEYGSFHTCTKVVKSGAVCFLLSSPLLPTSPVAEFLRQHPPGVADVAFAVEDVEKAIALATQHNAKILQPIQQYQQSQEYIKWGKISAWGSLTHTLIERGRLKGREQGAGGREQGEFVSSSPSSPPLPLLPSITAIDHIVLNVAAGDLERAVNWYEKILDFQPQQAFKIKTDRSALHSQVMLSRNGSVQLPINEPASAHSQIQEFLDVNQGAGIQHIALQTFNIVDAIAQFRSCGLSLLPVPQSYYSQLKQRQGLPLSAFELEALARQEILVDWKEDNQKAVLLQIFTQPIFGQPTFFFEFIERRFQAQGFGEGNFRALFEAIEKEQIKRGSL, from the coding sequence ATGAAAATAGATCACGTTCACTTTTATGTAAAAGATGCGCTCGTCTGGCAAGACTGGTTTGTAAGTCATCTTGGCTTTCAAGCGGTAACGGATTATATAATCCCCCTAACCTTGACATCAAACAACGAGTATGGATCGTTTCACACTTGCACAAAAGTAGTCAAAAGTGGTGCCGTCTGCTTTTTGCTGTCTTCACCACTGTTACCCACAAGTCCAGTAGCTGAGTTTTTGCGTCAGCACCCCCCTGGTGTGGCAGATGTCGCTTTTGCTGTCGAAGATGTAGAAAAAGCGATCGCCCTCGCTACACAACACAACGCCAAAATCCTACAACCGATTCAGCAATACCAACAAAGTCAAGAATACATCAAGTGGGGCAAAATCTCCGCTTGGGGTTCTTTGACTCATACTTTGATAGAAAGGGGAAGACTTAAAGGCAGGGAGCAGGGAGCAGGGGGCAGGGAGCAGGGGGAGTTTGTCTCCTCATCTCCCTCATCCCCCCCTCTCCCCCTCCTCCCCTCCATCACCGCTATAGATCACATCGTCCTAAACGTGGCAGCAGGTGATTTAGAACGTGCTGTAAATTGGTACGAAAAAATTCTCGATTTTCAACCCCAACAAGCGTTTAAAATTAAAACCGATCGCTCTGCTTTGCACAGCCAAGTTATGCTTTCACGTAATGGCAGCGTACAATTGCCAATTAATGAACCAGCTTCGGCTCATTCTCAAATTCAAGAGTTTTTGGACGTGAACCAAGGAGCGGGAATTCAACATATCGCTTTGCAAACGTTCAATATTGTGGATGCGATCGCTCAATTTCGCTCTTGCGGTTTATCCTTACTTCCAGTTCCTCAAAGCTATTACTCGCAGCTAAAACAGCGACAAGGACTGCCGCTTTCAGCCTTTGAACTTGAGGCGTTAGCCAGACAGGAAATTTTGGTAGACTGGAAAGAAGATAATCAAAAAGCAGTATTGCTACAAATTTTTACCCAGCCGATTTTCGGACAGCCCACCTTTTTCTTTGAGTTTATCGAACGCCGTTTTCAAGCTCAAGGCTTTGGTGAAGGTAACTTTCGCGCTTTGTTTGAAGCGATTGAAAAGGAACAAATCAAACGCGGTAGCCTTTAA
- a CDS encoding HAD family hydrolase gives MLRLITDFDGPIIDVSERYYRVYQFCLEKTHRPNQAVKELSKAEFWQLKRSRVPEKQIALNSGLDEVQAREFAQLRRQTVHTEPYFDYDTLAPGAVEALIKIQQAGIDLAVMTMRRFKELDYAFKKHDLGRFFPENRCYCLTNDYVKTRDIDDKPLLMERAIAELPTAADTWMVGDTEADITAAKNHGVKVMAVECGIRDRSQLAVYNPDLIVKDLSAAVDFVLASGN, from the coding sequence ATGTTAAGACTAATTACAGACTTTGATGGTCCGATTATTGATGTTTCCGAACGGTATTACCGCGTTTATCAATTTTGTCTGGAGAAGACACACCGCCCAAACCAAGCAGTAAAAGAACTTTCAAAAGCGGAATTTTGGCAATTGAAGCGATCGCGCGTTCCGGAAAAACAAATTGCCTTAAATTCCGGTTTGGACGAAGTACAGGCACGGGAATTTGCTCAATTGCGGCGGCAAACCGTACATACAGAGCCTTACTTTGATTATGATACCCTCGCGCCAGGAGCGGTGGAAGCACTTATAAAAATTCAACAAGCTGGTATAGATTTGGCGGTGATGACAATGCGCCGATTTAAAGAACTTGACTATGCCTTTAAAAAACACGATTTAGGCAGGTTTTTCCCCGAAAATCGTTGTTATTGCTTAACCAACGACTACGTAAAAACCCGCGACATTGATGATAAACCTTTACTGATGGAGCGGGCAATAGCAGAACTACCAACCGCTGCTGACACTTGGATGGTGGGGGATACAGAAGCCGACATCACCGCCGCTAAAAATCACGGTGTCAAGGTGATGGCTGTAGAGTGTGGCATCCGCGATCGCTCTCAATTGGCAGTATACAACCCTGACTTAATTGTCAAGGATTTGAGCGCGGCTGTGGATTTTGTTTTAGCATCCGGGAATTGA
- a CDS encoding DUF2811 domain-containing protein — translation MNATVSIFTEIPETLHESLKTYLESHPDWDQNRVLTAALSLFLLQNGDSDRRAARVYLETLFHNC, via the coding sequence ATGAACGCAACGGTTAGCATATTTACAGAAATTCCGGAAACGCTCCACGAATCCCTCAAAACTTACTTAGAATCACATCCAGATTGGGATCAAAATCGAGTATTAACGGCGGCGCTGTCACTATTTTTGCTGCAAAATGGAGATAGCGATCGCCGCGCTGCTCGCGTATATTTGGAAACTTTATTTCACAATTGCTAA
- a CDS encoding serine hydrolase encodes MQNIEAQVNEYLQVHTNKYYFSGSILIAQNGNILISKGYGMANYELDVPNTPQTKFRIASITKQFTAIAIVQLQEKNLLNVNDPISKHIPDYPEIGKQITIHHLLTHTSGIPNFTSFPDYEETMMIPSTPEITIAKFKDKPLEFTPGEKYSYCNSGYILLGYIIEKISGTLYETYLKEHIFQPLEMKNTGYDHYSQIIKNRASGYYMTGNGSINAAYIDTSIGYSAGALYSTVEDLYLWDRALYTEKIVQKTSLDNAFTPFLENYGYGWHITELFNHKVVGHGGAINGFVTNIDRYINDDTCIIVLCNNGFSMINLISKDLAAIVFGEQYELPLERTAIKVDPKIYDAYIGEYELAPNFIITITKENDQIFAQATAQSKVEIYPESETEFFYTLVYAQITFVKNENGEVTELILHQNGQEMPAKKIN; translated from the coding sequence ATGCAAAACATCGAAGCGCAAGTAAACGAATATCTTCAAGTCCATACCAACAAATACTATTTTAGCGGTTCTATTTTAATCGCTCAAAACGGTAATATTTTAATCAGTAAAGGGTATGGCATGGCAAATTATGAACTTGATGTTCCTAATACCCCTCAAACCAAATTCCGTATAGCCTCCATAACCAAACAGTTTACTGCAATAGCGATCGTGCAATTACAAGAAAAAAACTTGCTCAACGTCAATGATCCAATAAGCAAACATATACCCGATTATCCAGAAATAGGTAAACAAATTACCATCCATCATTTATTAACTCATACATCAGGCATTCCTAATTTTACAAGTTTTCCTGATTATGAGGAAACTATGATGATACCTTCTACTCCGGAAATAACCATTGCCAAATTTAAAGATAAACCCTTAGAATTTACCCCAGGAGAAAAATATAGCTACTGCAATTCTGGATATATTTTATTAGGTTACATCATCGAAAAAATTTCTGGCACACTCTATGAAACTTATCTCAAAGAGCATATTTTCCAACCTTTGGAGATGAAAAATACTGGATATGACCATTACAGTCAGATAATTAAAAATCGCGCTTCTGGTTACTATATGACTGGTAATGGCTCAATAAATGCAGCTTATATAGACACGTCTATTGGTTATAGTGCAGGTGCTTTGTACTCTACAGTTGAAGATTTATATTTGTGGGATAGAGCATTATATACTGAAAAAATCGTTCAGAAAACTTCTTTAGATAATGCTTTTACTCCTTTTCTAGAAAACTATGGTTATGGGTGGCACATAACAGAACTATTTAATCATAAAGTTGTCGGTCATGGTGGCGCAATTAATGGTTTTGTAACAAATATCGACCGATATATTAATGACGATACTTGTATCATTGTGTTGTGCAATAATGGATTTTCAATGATTAATCTAATTAGTAAAGACTTAGCCGCAATTGTTTTTGGAGAACAATATGAATTACCATTAGAAAGAACTGCGATAAAAGTTGACCCAAAAATCTATGATGCTTATATTGGAGAATATGAACTAGCTCCTAACTTCATCATTACAATTACCAAAGAAAATGACCAAATTTTTGCTCAAGCTACTGCACAATCTAAAGTTGAAATTTACCCAGAATCGGAAACTGAATTTTTCTACACGCTAGTTTATGCCCAAATAACCTTTGTCAAAAATGAAAATGGAGAAGTGACAGAGTTAATTTTGCACCAAAATGGACAAGAAATGCCTGCTAAAAAGATTAACTAA
- a CDS encoding NYN domain-containing protein produces the protein MELLLTTYDSALFNKIGFYVGQAIIAIQDKQPELLLEKYRSVPWSSRHQSSLTAKLTEILRPSDDWDTLIKKLQGFLKVLLIPESFNSPILIKLIEEIRLLNPAKLELNGSSSLNTVTNGSLAQTKIAVLLLDAENLQINAETEQFLTTVCTYPIQVKIAFANWRSMGKLDVEFHQRGYDLIHVPAGKDHADGKMIAFGSSIHEHYPKAKEVLVCSSDTVMTNLCNHLQQNGLTVYQVSKQGNNITVSNSKKGNKHTHSLFKPPSIEELNAQIKNIIISEEKRTSNQWFQLSQIAQIYYKKYNFNISEVVSYSLPGKTTKDIFLDKSEFVFHQLPEDKELYVALFKIPQLNKAVSNDSVDKKQINTKTDLEQSLVAIINALADKHPTGYIPIETLSANFNKQYGQGITDIFKKLELSVKYTTFLKSCDSFELQKKDDRWHVALR, from the coding sequence ATGGAACTTTTGCTGACAACTTATGATTCTGCCCTCTTCAACAAAATCGGCTTCTATGTTGGTCAAGCAATTATTGCCATTCAAGACAAGCAACCAGAATTATTACTGGAAAAATATAGAAGCGTACCTTGGAGCAGCCGTCATCAATCTAGTTTAACAGCAAAATTAACCGAAATACTTCGCCCAAGTGACGACTGGGACACATTAATTAAAAAATTGCAAGGATTTCTAAAAGTTTTATTAATTCCTGAATCTTTCAACTCACCAATATTAATAAAATTAATTGAAGAAATTCGTCTACTAAATCCTGCAAAACTTGAGTTAAATGGTTCAAGCAGCCTCAACACAGTTACTAATGGCTCTTTAGCACAAACAAAAATAGCAGTTTTACTTTTAGATGCAGAAAACTTACAAATAAACGCCGAAACTGAACAATTCTTAACAACAGTTTGCACTTACCCGATTCAAGTTAAAATTGCCTTTGCCAATTGGCGCAGCATGGGTAAACTAGATGTTGAATTTCATCAGCGTGGTTATGACTTGATTCATGTCCCCGCAGGTAAAGATCATGCTGATGGAAAAATGATAGCTTTTGGCTCATCAATTCATGAGCATTACCCAAAAGCTAAGGAAGTTTTAGTTTGTTCCTCAGATACGGTGATGACTAACCTGTGCAACCATCTTCAGCAAAATGGATTAACAGTGTATCAAGTTAGCAAGCAAGGAAATAATATAACAGTATCGAATAGCAAAAAAGGTAATAAACATACTCATTCCCTTTTTAAACCACCTTCAATTGAAGAATTAAATGCCCAGATTAAAAATATAATAATATCCGAGGAAAAGCGCACTTCAAATCAATGGTTTCAACTATCTCAGATAGCGCAAATCTATTATAAAAAGTACAACTTTAACATAAGTGAAGTAGTGTCTTATAGCCTTCCGGGTAAGACAACCAAGGATATTTTTCTTGACAAATCAGAGTTTGTGTTTCACCAATTGCCAGAGGATAAAGAATTATATGTGGCGTTATTTAAAATACCTCAATTAAACAAAGCTGTTAGCAATGATTCTGTTGATAAAAAACAGATAAATACTAAAACAGACTTGGAACAGTCGCTGGTCGCAATTATAAATGCTTTAGCGGATAAACATCCAACAGGCTATATTCCTATTGAAACTTTAAGTGCTAATTTTAATAAACAGTACGGTCAAGGAATTACTGACATATTTAAAAAATTAGAATTGAGCGTTAAGTATACCACTTTTTTGAAATCATGCGATTCTTTTGAGCTACAAAAAAAAGACGATCGCTGGCATGTAGCACTACGGTAA
- a CDS encoding iron uptake porin: MKVNLLASAGGVSFLYLIAGILRVQAMPNVKETASDTQALNSSENIVVSSNNIFDETSISINDKIESVPVLNQKQESTDLAVAASTFFPQTALKNSNSHSDSPSLIAATEIQEQEQEQVTSVSQLSDVKPTDWAFAALQSLVERYGCIAGYPNGTYRGNRAMTRYEFAAGLNACLDRVNELIATATADLVKKEDLVTLQRLQEEFSAELATLRGRVDALEAKTAVLEANQFSTTTKLNGEAIISAIGATGGAPNRNDPNIVLVNRVRLNLNTSFTGKDLLITGLQSYNFLGGVDGRGSIQESLGLASPLLTASSARTSFEPQFPGLDVKTLSPVSANSVELYKLLYIFPVADKLTLFAGTAAEVSDAFPTITPFYGEGQESISRFAGLNPVVRVSGGTSGTGLASAAGFIFSLSKQLDLRALYGSVNANLPSSSPDILPGVSNTPLGAGVFGGSRVIAAQLTFRPTSSIDIGLNYANSYHEINILGTGLVRDDIGSLAGVSLGIPVKLNSVGGTATWRFSPKVALSGYGAALFVEDSSGRVDASTTFTSWMVGLHFNDLFSKGNNAGLIFGQPLYRTDAGGDARLAPTGANRAVPYHLEAYYRFRLTDNISITPGAFVLFNPESDSRNDTTTVGVLRTTFTF; this comes from the coding sequence GTGAAAGTAAATCTGCTAGCTTCTGCTGGGGGAGTAAGTTTTCTGTACTTAATCGCTGGAATCTTACGTGTGCAAGCGATGCCTAATGTTAAAGAAACAGCATCTGACACCCAGGCTCTAAATTCTTCTGAAAACATAGTAGTTTCCAGCAATAATATCTTTGATGAAACAAGTATCTCCATTAATGATAAAATCGAATCAGTACCTGTATTAAATCAAAAGCAAGAAAGTACAGATTTAGCAGTAGCAGCTTCTACTTTTTTTCCGCAAACAGCCTTAAAAAATTCCAATTCTCATTCAGATTCACCAAGCTTAATAGCAGCAACGGAAATACAGGAACAAGAACAGGAACAGGTAACATCTGTATCGCAACTGTCTGATGTAAAGCCTACAGATTGGGCTTTTGCTGCATTGCAATCTTTAGTAGAGCGCTACGGTTGTATTGCTGGATATCCAAATGGCACTTATCGGGGCAATCGTGCGATGACTCGTTATGAATTTGCCGCTGGTTTAAATGCCTGTTTGGATCGAGTTAACGAACTGATTGCCACCGCAACCGCCGATTTGGTAAAAAAAGAAGATTTAGTCACCTTGCAAAGACTGCAAGAGGAATTTTCCGCTGAATTAGCGACTTTGCGGGGTCGAGTGGACGCTTTAGAAGCTAAAACTGCTGTACTGGAGGCGAATCAGTTTTCTACAACTACTAAACTCAATGGTGAAGCGATTATATCAGCTATTGGTGCCACAGGAGGCGCTCCTAATCGAAACGATCCGAATATCGTCCTCGTAAATCGAGTACGGTTGAATCTCAACACCAGTTTTACAGGCAAAGACTTACTAATTACTGGGTTGCAATCTTACAATTTCTTAGGCGGTGTAGATGGTCGTGGTAGCATTCAAGAAAGTTTAGGATTAGCTTCACCCCTACTCACTGCTAGCAGCGCTCGTACAAGTTTTGAACCTCAATTTCCGGGACTAGATGTCAAAACCTTATCACCCGTCAGCGCCAACAGTGTTGAGCTTTACAAACTACTTTACATCTTTCCCGTCGCCGATAAATTAACTTTGTTTGCCGGCACTGCTGCGGAAGTATCCGATGCTTTTCCTACTATCACTCCTTTTTATGGTGAAGGACAAGAATCAATTTCTCGCTTTGCCGGCTTAAATCCTGTAGTGCGCGTTTCTGGGGGTACTTCAGGTACTGGTTTAGCATCAGCTGCTGGCTTTATTTTTAGCCTTTCAAAGCAACTCGATTTGAGAGCATTGTATGGCAGTGTAAACGCAAATCTTCCCAGTTCATCTCCCGATATACTTCCAGGAGTTTCTAACACACCATTGGGTGCCGGCGTATTTGGCGGTAGTCGCGTTATTGCCGCACAATTAACATTTAGACCAACCAGTTCGATAGATATTGGTTTGAACTATGCCAATAGTTATCACGAAATAAACATCCTAGGTACAGGATTAGTTAGGGACGATATTGGTTCTTTAGCTGGAGTTTCCCTAGGAATACCCGTCAAACTCAACTCCGTTGGTGGTACAGCCACCTGGAGATTTTCTCCCAAAGTCGCTTTATCTGGCTATGGTGCAGCGCTATTTGTTGAAGATTCTTCCGGTAGAGTTGATGCTTCCACCACCTTCACCAGTTGGATGGTAGGACTTCACTTCAACGATCTTTTCAGTAAAGGCAACAACGCCGGTCTTATCTTTGGTCAACCACTTTATCGCACCGACGCTGGTGGAGACGCCAGACTTGCACCCACAGGTGCAAATAGAGCAGTTCCCTACCATTTAGAAGCATACTACCGCTTCCGCCTAACCGACAATATCAGCATCACCCCAGGCGCCTTTGTTCTATTCAATCCCGAAAGCGACAGCCGCAACGACACAACAACCGTAGGCGTACTTCGTACCACCTTCACCTTCTAA